In Harmonia axyridis chromosome 6, icHarAxyr1.1, whole genome shotgun sequence, a single window of DNA contains:
- the LOC123682424 gene encoding eukaryotic translation initiation factor 3 subunit D: protein MLKSDNQSGEAPQFIAPVIQDNPTGWGPCEMPEQFRDMPYQPFSKGDRLGKISDWTGAVLQDKKYAIKYASQFGSGSQYAYYHEEDESTFHLVDTTRVQKPPYQRGRFRPNQRNMRGRGGRGGAQTGGMQALGKGLKARDTYKRNQIKKWGQGRPQIKIRDASVTVKPDWVTIEEMDFPRLGKLSLPNIKDGDDIMLCGELEYYDKAYDRVNVKNEKPLQSVNRIFHTVTTTDDPIIRKLSKTEGNVYATDTILSTIMCCTRSNYSWDIVIEKIGDKLFFDKRDNTEFDLLTVNETSVEPPQDDSSVLNSPRDLALEATFINHNFSQQVLRTGPGEPKYKFENPNPFISDEEEGEIASVGYRYRKWDLGSGIILVARCEHDAMVQTPNGELQFLTIKALNEWDSKLANGVEWRQKLDTQRGAVLANELRNNACKLAKWTVQALLAGSDQIKFGYVSRAHVRNSSKHVILGTQQYKPHEFATQINLNMDNAWGILRCIVDIVMKQKDGKYLIMKDPNKPMIRLYDIPDNTFESDGESESDDDVPQDSAAFQGLYPYNKS from the exons ATGTTGAAAAGTGATAATCAATCAGGGGAAGCACCCCAATTTATAGCGCCTGTAATACAGGATAATCCAACTGGATGGGGGCCATGCGAAATGCCTGAACAATTCAGGGATATGCCATATCAACCATTCAGCAAAGGAGATCGTTTAGGAAAAATAAGTGATTGGACAGGAGCCGTCTTACAAGACAAAAAATACGCAA TAAAGTATGCCTCCCAATTTGGTTCTGGCAGTCAATATGCTTACTACCATGAGGAAGATGAAAGTACTTTCCATCTCGTTGATACAACTCGTGTACAGAAACCACCATATCAAAGAGGTAGATTCCGTCCTAATCAACGTAATATGAGAGGACGTGGTGGAAGAGGTGGAGCCCAAACTGGAGGCATGCAAGCTCTGGGTAAAGGCCTTAAAGCTAGGGATACCTACAAAAGAAACCAGATCAAGAAATGGGGACAAGGAAGG CCTCAAATTAAAATAAGAGATGCCTCAGTCACTGTGAAGCCAGATTGGGTAACAATTGAGGAAATGGACTTCCCTCGATTAGGAAAGTTGTCCTTACCAAATATTAAAGATGGTGATGACATTATGCTTTGTGGTGAGCTTGAATACTACGACAAAGCTTATGACCGTGTTAATGTTAAGAATGAGAAACCTCTTCAGAGTGTGAATAGGATCTTCCATACT GTAACCACAACTGACGATCCTATCATCCgtaaattatcaaaaactgaggGTAATGTTTATGCCACTGATACAATATTATCAACAATTATGTGCTGTACTAGATCCAACTACTCGTGGGATATCGTCATTGAGAAGATTGGTGACAAGCTATTCTTTGACAAGAGAGACAACACAGAATTCGATCTACTAACTGTTAATGAAACCTCAGTGGAACCCCCTCAAGATGATAGCAGTGTGCTGAATTCTCCAAGAGATCTGGCTTTGGAAGCTACTTTTATAAATCATAATTTCAGTCAACAG GTACTGAGGACCGGACCTGGAGAACCTAAGTACAAGTTTGAGAATCCTAACCCTTTCATTTCCGATGAAGAAGAAGGTGAAATTGCGAGTGTTGGTTACAGATACAGAAAATGGGACCTTGGTAGTGGAATT ATTCTAGTTGCCAGATGTGAACATGATGCTATGGTTCAAACTCCAAATGGAGAACTGCAATTCTTGACCATCAAGGCTCTAAACGAATGGGATTCCAAATTGGCTAACGGAGTGGAATGGAGGCAGAAGTTGGATACTCAAAGAGGAGCAGTATTAGCTAATGAATTAaggaacaacgcttgtaaactGGCCAAATGGACCGTCCAAGCTCTTCTTGCTGGAAGCGATCAGATCAAGTTCGGTTATGTGTCAAGAGCCCACGTCAGGAACAGCAGCAAGCATGTCATCTTGGGTACTCAGCAGTACAAACCACACGAATTCGCTACTCAAATCAACTTGAATATGGACAACGCTTGGGGAATTTTGAG GTGTATTGTTGACATCGTTATGAAGCAAAAAGATGGAAAATATCTGATAATGAAAGATCCCAACAAGCCCATGATCCGTTTGTACGATATTCCTGACAATACATTCGAATCCGATGGAGAATCGGAGAGCGATGATGACGTTCCTCAAGACTCAGCAGCTTTCCAAGGTCTCTATCCGTACAATAAGAGTTAA